From Nitrososphaerales archaeon, one genomic window encodes:
- a CDS encoding prefoldin subunit beta — protein MSQPELPPYLREQLARFDQTQQNLQAVLIQKQQVELELAETEKALEELTKASDSEAIYKYAGNLLIKVQKVAIVKELTEKKELGGTRKMVLAKQESRFRESLKELQTKIDEAVKGKAPQAAEGE, from the coding sequence TTGAGCCAGCCTGAGCTCCCGCCTTACCTGAGGGAACAGCTCGCGAGGTTCGACCAGACTCAACAGAACCTCCAGGCAGTGCTGATACAGAAGCAGCAGGTGGAACTCGAGCTCGCGGAGACGGAGAAAGCGCTGGAGGAACTGACGAAGGCCTCCGACTCCGAGGCGATTTACAAGTACGCGGGCAACCTGTTGATCAAAGTGCAGAAGGTGGCAATCGTGAAGGAGCTGACTGAGAAGAAAGAGCTGGGAGGCACTCGGAAGATGGTGCTAGCGAAGCAGGAGAGCAGGTTCAGAGAGAGCCTGAAGGAACTTCAGACGAAGATAGACGAAGCAGTGAAGGGCAAGGCGCCGCAGGCTGCAGAAGGAGAGTAG
- a CDS encoding DHH family phosphoesterase — protein sequence MTRTERSKRFPFVEPKSVRKAAIVCHRNADADAYLSAFALSKLLRALAPRCRVDIATPGGMTLLTTKLSQKFRHRTVTESDQEYDLYVAVDVGDAELLKGWRDKMAASGAERILVDHHPYREAGVYDHMLVDESATSAAEMVFRLFDELKVRIDRQTAQALLEGILFDSSHLAIAGEGALRAAVRLVDRGADLQEARRALRSEPDRGEVLAKLKGAQRLKIFKLGSWVAATSLVGSFQAHVARSLLFLGADVAVVGGTSDGETRVSLRETQRFLDATKVKLGTDVAEVVATKLGGHGGGHATAASFSCSAGEEDGVKLALERVGELLKEQSEELK from the coding sequence TTGACAAGGACCGAGCGCTCGAAGAGATTCCCGTTCGTCGAACCGAAATCTGTGAGAAAGGCCGCCATAGTCTGCCATAGGAACGCAGACGCGGACGCGTACCTCTCCGCCTTCGCTCTGTCGAAGCTGCTGAGGGCCTTGGCACCTCGCTGCAGGGTTGACATAGCGACGCCAGGCGGGATGACCCTCCTTACCACCAAGCTCAGCCAGAAGTTCAGGCACAGGACCGTGACAGAGAGCGACCAGGAGTACGACCTCTACGTCGCAGTCGACGTCGGCGACGCGGAACTCCTGAAGGGCTGGAGGGACAAGATGGCAGCGAGCGGAGCCGAGAGGATTCTAGTGGACCACCACCCGTACAGGGAGGCTGGTGTCTACGACCACATGCTCGTCGACGAGAGCGCCACCTCTGCAGCCGAGATGGTCTTCAGGCTCTTCGACGAGCTGAAGGTGCGGATCGACAGGCAGACCGCCCAAGCCCTGCTCGAAGGCATCCTGTTCGACTCCTCCCACCTGGCGATCGCGGGCGAGGGGGCGCTCAGGGCGGCAGTTCGGCTTGTGGACAGGGGGGCGGACCTGCAGGAGGCCAGAAGGGCCCTCAGGTCAGAGCCGGACCGCGGGGAGGTTCTGGCGAAGCTGAAGGGGGCCCAGCGGCTCAAGATCTTCAAGCTCGGGAGCTGGGTCGCAGCGACGAGCCTGGTCGGCTCGTTCCAGGCACACGTGGCAAGGTCGCTCCTCTTCCTCGGCGCAGATGTTGCCGTCGTAGGCGGCACCTCGGATGGGGAGACGAGGGTCAGTCTCAGAGAGACCCAGAGGTTCCTCGACGCCACGAAGGTCAAGCTTGGAACAGACGTGGCAGAGGTTGTCGCCACCAAGCTGGGGGGGCACGGCGGCGGACACGCGACTGCAGCTTCCTTCTCGTGCTCGGCTGGAGAGGAGGACGGTGTCAAGCTCGCCCTCGAAAGGGTGGGCGAACTTCTGAAGGAGCAATCAGAAGAGCTGAAGTGA
- the idi gene encoding isopentenyl-diphosphate Delta-isomerase, with product MGSQLLSPKQEILVLVDENDSEIGTDTRENCHLGNGRRHRAFTVFLFHGGKLLLQQRAAQKTLWPGAWDVSFTSHVYPGESYAQAAARKGMQELNAKFGDLSDVHSFVYFAPQGKWAENEFCRLLVGDFDGKVRPNPEEIDSIKWVTIKELQSALKADTASYTPWLKLSMEGFLRSPASKKYGA from the coding sequence ATGGGCAGTCAGCTCTTATCGCCCAAGCAAGAGATCCTCGTCCTGGTCGACGAGAATGACAGCGAGATAGGCACTGACACGCGGGAGAACTGCCACCTCGGCAATGGGCGGCGGCACAGGGCGTTCACAGTCTTCCTCTTCCACGGCGGAAAGCTCCTCCTGCAGCAAAGGGCCGCGCAGAAGACTCTCTGGCCGGGCGCCTGGGATGTCTCGTTCACGAGCCATGTGTACCCCGGGGAGTCGTACGCCCAGGCCGCTGCCCGGAAGGGGATGCAGGAGTTGAACGCAAAGTTCGGGGACCTGAGCGACGTCCACTCGTTCGTCTACTTCGCTCCGCAGGGCAAGTGGGCTGAGAACGAGTTCTGCAGGCTGCTAGTCGGGGACTTCGACGGAAAGGTCAGGCCGAACCCGGAAGAGATAGACTCCATCAAGTGGGTTACGATAAAGGAACTCCAATCGGCGCTGAAGGCGGACACAGCTTCCTATACGCCGTGGCTCAAGCTCTCTATGGAAGGGTTCCTGAGAAGCCCAGCCTCGAAGAAATACGGTGCTTAG
- a CDS encoding zinc-binding dehydrogenase: MKVALLSEYRKIETKEMPEPEIGPHDIMFRVMACGICPNDYRIYAGLVTWKKPPTTLGHEPAGVVVKVGSDVKGFKVGDMVAGDGSTRCGHCRFCVAGRENLCVNRRAVGSGSIAEFAAGNEIWMNKFSHATFEEEAFTEPLSCVINGIKNSRVKMGDRVAIVGAGQIGLMHMQMANLLGAKTIVIDIKEERLSFAGRLGATHVVNSSTTDPVAKVKELTGGDGADKVIVAIGNAQAIETGFQLVSPMGSVNLFASTNPPMKVSFDPNLVHHSEVSMIGSYDKTRSELREATRLIDEGKIDVKTLITHRYDLEETGEALRMLEKGAGVKIMVMPNGGS; this comes from the coding sequence ATGAAGGTCGCCCTCCTCTCAGAATACAGAAAGATTGAGACGAAGGAGATGCCGGAGCCTGAGATAGGACCTCACGACATCATGTTCAGGGTGATGGCCTGCGGAATCTGCCCCAACGACTACAGGATATACGCCGGACTGGTGACTTGGAAGAAGCCGCCCACGACTTTGGGCCACGAGCCAGCGGGCGTGGTCGTGAAGGTCGGGAGCGATGTGAAGGGGTTCAAGGTCGGCGACATGGTGGCGGGGGACGGCAGCACTAGGTGCGGCCATTGTAGGTTCTGCGTCGCGGGAAGAGAGAACCTTTGTGTGAACAGGAGAGCAGTCGGGAGCGGGTCGATTGCGGAGTTTGCAGCGGGAAACGAGATCTGGATGAACAAGTTCAGCCACGCAACCTTTGAAGAGGAGGCCTTCACGGAGCCGCTTTCCTGCGTGATTAACGGGATTAAGAACTCACGGGTGAAGATGGGGGACAGAGTGGCCATAGTGGGCGCGGGGCAGATAGGGCTGATGCACATGCAGATGGCCAACTTGCTGGGGGCGAAGACGATTGTGATCGACATCAAGGAGGAGAGGCTGTCGTTCGCGGGGAGGCTGGGTGCGACCCACGTGGTCAACTCGTCGACGACTGACCCCGTCGCGAAGGTCAAAGAACTCACGGGCGGGGACGGAGCGGACAAGGTCATTGTGGCTATAGGCAACGCGCAGGCGATAGAAACAGGATTCCAGCTGGTCTCTCCGATGGGTTCGGTGAACCTTTTCGCGTCGACGAATCCGCCCATGAAGGTCTCCTTCGACCCGAACCTCGTTCATCACAGCGAAGTTTCGATGATAGGCAGCTACGACAAGACGAGGAGCGAGCTCAGGGAGGCGACAAGGTTGATCGACGAAGGCAAGATAGACGTCAAGACGCTCATCACACACCGCTACGACCTCGAAGAGACTGGAGAGGCTCTCAGAATGCTCGAGAAGGGAGCCGGGGTCAAAATCATGGTAATGCCGAACGGAGGGAGCTAA
- a CDS encoding FGGY-family carbohydrate kinase, which yields MAPPSAERSFRVLAVDFGTTRCKASVVRGDGRVLALHAAENSLRKRSEGVYEQDAEEFGRSLTSCVRNVLGASGGKVDIAVVTGQGSAPVCLDGAGKPAAPLISHLDARADPQRKLMTEALGPMGYVPAKLFPNLLWLKENEKKRFERVRSVLDVREYIGYLLTGVRSFDRRGLRKADIEKMCRFVGLDADAFGEEHNYAVPIGNTSSLAARRLGIGKGVPVLQAPGDTVCAAIGSGISGRGFVCDVTGSTEVVAALVPSDTKVSASSLFLIPHLEEGKAFLFMSPPLGFVFKWFVETFYDGASKSKRYSLVDRDVSSVEVSELNPVFVPSIRTVGYSYRIESHLLGLGVSHTRAHLARSVMEGLAMRVRMALDGVRANGLPVGRVRLSGGGANSEVWNQLRTDVFGVETELIQTLETSSLGAAMVAAVSAGRYGDVLEAEQKMVHATRLYRPRAPMASIHDSIYASFVGEMKAISESGI from the coding sequence TTGGCTCCGCCTTCTGCGGAGAGGAGCTTCAGGGTGCTCGCGGTAGACTTCGGCACGACAAGATGCAAGGCCTCTGTAGTCAGGGGCGACGGCAGGGTTCTCGCGCTCCACGCAGCTGAGAACAGCCTGCGCAAGAGGAGTGAGGGCGTGTACGAACAGGACGCGGAAGAGTTCGGCAGGTCGCTGACGAGTTGCGTCAGGAACGTGCTCGGTGCGTCGGGAGGAAAGGTGGACATAGCGGTGGTGACAGGCCAGGGGTCCGCCCCGGTCTGCCTCGATGGCGCCGGGAAGCCCGCAGCTCCGTTGATATCGCATCTCGACGCGCGGGCGGACCCGCAGAGGAAGTTGATGACAGAAGCGCTCGGTCCGATGGGCTACGTCCCAGCGAAGCTCTTCCCCAACCTTCTCTGGCTGAAGGAGAACGAAAAGAAGAGGTTCGAAAGGGTTCGCAGCGTGCTGGATGTAAGGGAGTACATCGGCTACCTTCTGACTGGAGTCCGCAGTTTCGACAGACGCGGCCTGCGAAAAGCAGACATTGAGAAGATGTGCCGATTCGTCGGACTCGACGCCGACGCGTTCGGAGAGGAGCACAACTACGCTGTCCCGATAGGGAACACCAGCAGTCTGGCGGCGAGGAGACTTGGGATCGGCAAGGGGGTACCAGTCCTGCAAGCGCCAGGTGACACAGTCTGCGCTGCGATCGGTTCCGGAATCAGCGGAAGGGGTTTCGTCTGCGACGTTACTGGCTCGACGGAGGTCGTGGCTGCCCTAGTACCGAGCGACACGAAGGTCAGCGCCTCGTCGCTCTTCCTGATTCCGCACCTCGAAGAGGGAAAGGCGTTCCTCTTCATGTCCCCACCGCTCGGTTTCGTTTTCAAGTGGTTCGTCGAAACCTTCTACGACGGGGCAAGCAAGTCGAAGAGGTACAGCTTGGTCGACAGGGACGTCTCGAGCGTAGAGGTCTCCGAGCTGAACCCAGTCTTCGTGCCGTCTATCCGGACAGTGGGCTACAGCTACAGGATAGAGAGCCACCTCCTCGGCTTGGGCGTCAGCCACACTAGGGCTCACCTGGCGAGGAGCGTGATGGAGGGCTTGGCGATGAGGGTGAGGATGGCTCTCGACGGAGTCAGGGCCAACGGGCTGCCCGTGGGGAGGGTGAGGCTGAGTGGCGGCGGGGCGAACAGCGAGGTCTGGAACCAGCTGAGGACCGATGTCTTCGGCGTGGAGACGGAGCTCATCCAGACCCTCGAGACGAGCTCCCTCGGGGCTGCGATGGTGGCCGCGGTGTCGGCGGGAAGGTACGGTGATGTGCTGGAGGCGGAACAGAAGATGGTCCATGCCACGAGGCTGTACAGGCCCAGGGCTCCAATGGCCAGCATCCACGATTCCATCTACGCCTCCTTTGTCGGGGAGATGAAAGCAATTTCAGAGTCGGGGATCTGA